TTTAACTACTGACATGTTAACAGTAACAAATTGCTCTACACTCTTCTTTGAAATGGACATTCATACTAAGAGGTTACTTCAATCAGAATCCAGCTAGCATGAGTTAATCTTTCTTTTACGACTAATACAACTTTATGACTCCGGTAAAATTTCAACCTGTTGGTTGCTCAGTTAAAAGTGTCTGGGATTCCAGATGTTTAGCTTCTCTCTAGACATGTTGGGTAACACCGGATTGCATAATCACAGCCACAGAAGGGCGCCGGAAATGCTCAAGCTCTTTTGGCATCCTAATTTCTGTCACAAAAACATTGTAATTGCCACTATTACTAGGATCTTGTATACATCTTATATTCAGTCTGGGGGTAGCTGGCACCCGCTGAAATTCCACTCTGCGAATTAActtgaaacatgaaatacaactTGGCAAACTCTATGGCTCTGCCCATTCCTCGGTTTTTAGAAGAGAAACTATACACTGTTTTTCATTAGTTTCATTAGTTTGTACAATTTAAAATCAGACACAATCAAGATAACCAGATCCAATGTTTAGGATTGGTTATAAATCAATTTTCTACTGGCTCAGCAGACCATAGGACTCTGCTACTTGCAAGTAGGATGTTGACTCATGTTTGTTGTGGAGAAAACCCTCCCCTTTAAACTTAGACCCTGAGGTTGGTCCTTTTTCCTAAATGACAGAAGAGGGGCGAGAAGATCTCCAAAATTACCTCTATCATGTTGAAGTCCATTGACAAAAAAAGTATATACATTTTAGTtaggaaaaaacacacttacagaTATAATTGAAGTTTACACTAATAACATCTATTACCTCTATAAGTGGTGAGAGTGGTTATAGGGAAGACAGTGGCAGGGCTGGTGGGCTGGTGTTCATGGTGAAGAGTTGTAGGTTGATTCCATGCAAAAGGCTGCCACAGCGTGGCAGCCAGCATAAGTGCTGTACAACATACCAGATGATCTCATCACACTTTGCATATCTGTAACATTGATGGTCCTAATCGTCAGTGATGGCTCAGGAGGATCTTTGCAGGCTCTTTAGTTGCCCTGCTTGGATTTCTTCATCctggaaggaaaaagaaaatctatcGTGAGTTTTATGAGAACAAAACAGTTGTTAAGATATCCATGTCAAAATCATATAACATATTTGGTGCTGACTAGTCACACAGTTAGTTGCTGTCCgtcaatttaataaaaaactaGAAgaacagataataaaaaaaaatactttggcagagtgacaaaaataaaattgtccATTGGACAAACTCGTTAACTACTAACTACCTAGTAAACACGGTATTGAAAATCAATGAGTATTTTTTCAAGCATGACTGGACGCCAGggttaaaaagagaaagtgcCAAAATTGGGGTCCAGCATTGTCAAATAAAAGCAACTGCTGAAAGTTTACAGGGCCTAAATGTTTCTGAACTGTAATTGTGAACAAAACATTTGGCTTATTAAAGTTGATTTTTTGCTGCATTCGCTCTGAGCAAGTTAATAAACCCACTTTATCCCTTTAGTTAGTTGGCTTTTTCTAACTCCCAAGTTTTCAGTCAATTAGTTGCTCCCAGGTTCTGTTTTTCTATCCAGGAAGGGTTTTTGGAAACCTCTGAGTCCATTGctggtaaatgaaaaaaatacctgTTTTGATATATCATAGATCTCAAGAGGTAATTTTGCAGGACATTCATTTGCAGCAGCTGAAGAGTGATGTACACCTACACTGCACGAGCTAACAGTATAAATACATGATCATGGGTGGGCAGTTTAATTACTGACTTTGGATTATACTGCAAATGTTGAGTCACATTTCAACTGATTCAAAAAGGTAATCATGGTCTTGTTTACCAAACTAAAGAGTAGCATTATAATCGTGTGCATTTCTACACATTGTAAATAAGTTTGTCCCTCCTCCCCTTTGACAGTATGTGTAGCTGGAAACACATAACGACTGATCCATTGTAAATGACCGCCATCTACTCTCTACATGGGCTGTTTTGTTATGCAGAGGACTGTTGACACCTCAACAGGTCAGGGCTCCACAATCATCCTTGACACAGACAGTGTGACTGGGTGACTACGGGTGGGTCACTCTGTGAGTATTGAGCAGGCATGTCAGAAGCTGGACCATGGAGGATTTATCAGCATTCTGCATTCATTTAGTTTTCTTCAAAGGAAATCCACTTTTTTCCACCTAAAACTCTGCCTCCACAACACAGTGCAGAGTTTGTTTCATCCAGCTGCTGAAGGGGTGCTCAGTCCTTAGAAATATATGACTGCACAGACTTCAGGGTAGCAACTCGATCCCTTCTATAAAATTTATGGTGCCAAGGGTTTTTCAGAAAAGTGTCTCCATCTTCAGGGCAGGAAGGAGACAGTTGACATTGGCATTGACTTCTTAATCTcagacaaacttttttttacaatgcaAGTGGTTGCATTAATGTTACATTACATGACCAGAGGAGAAAGGTGATTCTATAAAGTTGCGCTATTTTTCCAATGGTCTTATGTTATATGTTTAATCTCCAGTGTAACTTTCCaaacagtgtactgtatgtattccaagtgtatattttataaaactgtatttgcaGACCCGGGTCTTGTATAAACAGTGAAGAACCCAGATTAAATGGAAGTTTATATATTATCCCACATCAAAACCACAGTTTGTGTTGGAAAGTGAAATCAGTCTCTACTCCCACTTGGTCATGTGCCAACCTGATTCAAGTTTGGGCTCCAATATAAGTTGGACAACTAAGAGCTGCCATTCTCACGCTGGTCTATTGATAGATGTCCACTGAATGAACATTTGAGCTTTTGCATTCCTGCATTGGTTGCTTTAAATTTCTATAGTGGAAGTGATTTTACAGTACTCCAGACGAGGTATCTGTTAAAGGCTGACAAATGACAGCAGACAACAGAAGCACGTAttgcagcaaacacacaatccGTAAACCAAAATCAGTTTGATTTATCTGTACTTACTTGTTGATGGCATTCTTCAGGTACTGCTGCAGCCACCAGATATCTGGGTTCAAACACAACTCCTTGTTTGACTTCAGCTTTGCACTgatcagaaaaaggaaaagagttCAGTATATACCAATTATACCTCCGCTGAAAAAGAGAGGGTGAATTACGAAGTCATTGACATCAAGTATCTTGACACATTGTTATCAAACAGGCTGATTTAACACTGCCTTGTCAGTTTGACACATATGGGGAGCTTTTTCACAGGAGTGCATTAGTTTGATAGTGACTCTTCCCCGCTGTTTGTGAATCTGCTGCATATATTCAAACAACACATGTGCATTCAGGCAGTTCTTAAAGATCACCCTTGATTGAGCTACCTAATTAATGTGCAGTAGAAATTTGAGCACCTTGAGGTTTAGGAGTCAACCCCTCAACATGTGGAGGCTACTGGTTACTTTGTAATTGGTTACCCTTGGTTATTTACAGAATGGCTCAGAACTGGATCATATGTCTCTATGTAGGAGATCATACCTCCTTTGCTGCTTGTGTCCTGTATGTCAGTAactaaaatcagtttttcattcaccttgtatgtgtatttgtaagaCCTCAGGGTTCTATTTGCTACCTTTAACATTGAACTGTTCCTGAAGTTTCCCTGTCTATTCTAACCAACCGCATTGTGCTTGTGGTGCTGCACACTTTCTTCTGTAAATTCACTCCACACAGGTTGAAGCAATGAATGGGATCATACAGAAAGGTTGTAAGCACAGTTTGAGGGAACGCTGCATGACAAGCAATTATTGCTTTCCGgttgaaaacaaaactgcatcCAATTTCCACTTCCCTTTCAGATTCACTTATACTCAAACTGAGCACTTCCTGTGGAAGTGTCAGTTGGCCTGTGGTAAAAAAACGTCTTACTTTCTGTGGgatgtgtgtgagggagagtgacagaggggcgtgtgtgcacacatgcattcacaacTCCTTTCTCCGGCCTGTCACGTCTCAGAGATTGATGGTGAGAAATGTCCAACGAGGACGAAACCTGTCTAACTTTTTTAGTGTGTGAAGCATGCACTTCCATGCATTTGTGTGAGTGTCACCCACTGAAACCAGAgttaaaacaatactcacattACTTGGAAGGGGCAGTTAGGTGTGTGGATGAACCTGAGCTCTCGGATGTAGCCCCGTGAGAGGCTGTTGACTGTTGAGCGGCAGTAGCATCTCTCCACCAGACTGATGGGCTTTgctgagaaagagaagaggcaATAAGTACCAGTCACACATAATGATATTTACAACAAAGCATCTTTCgaagcaaaaaaaacataagattAGATGAAGGTAATGATCTCCCGTAGAAACCGGGTAactaaattacatattttggctttatagatttttaaaaaatgttttctttttgtttttttgccccaCTGAGCTCACACAGGAGTACAGGACAATCATATCAGGACTTGCAGACCTAAAACCACCAAGGTCTTTCAGTCATGCGCAACTGTGTAGGCTACTGTGTGGTCCTTCATGATGGATGTGCATACTTTTCATGACAAACTCAGCTTTCAGATTTGTACACAGAGATGTTCACAGTTGACTaagggggaaaaataaataggtctgtgttttcttttttctttttcttttttgtgaaacCCACAGGTCAAAACTCAGTTTTAACTAGGccaaaatttgtgaaaaaatgcaTCAATTTATTTAGTATCTTTTGGttgtaaatgatttttaagACAGATGAGTACAAggacaaaacagtaaaattttctttcccttgtcAGACACCATTTGAAAGCCAAACTTATAGGAGACAGTAGGTCATACAAACAGATGGTCAGAAGTACCGCTATAGATTAACTTCatgctaattatttttttctttttacgcCTGATCTAACAGCATTACCATGATAAAAGGCGCAACACCTTCAGCTCGGGTGACTTATGTCGCCATATAGACTAGTTGGGGCTTTGTTTTATAGCTGCCTCATTTGCGcgtaattaaatgaaaacaaatagaaGAACAAATACACACGTTGATCAGTGACCGGCAAGAACGCACATGTGCAGCCtgtcgtttttgtttttccaactcCAGAACAAGCTCATATATACATTAAAGTTACACTTGTGCtaattacaataatatttttagttAAAGTGAAGAGGAATTGCGTTTAGTTAACATTTAAGTTTGACAACGTTTGCACTTTGATAGCTTTCAATTGGAATTTAGCATCTGAATTGAACTGCCAATTACTTGGATAGATTTGTCACTAAATTCGAGCATGTACCACCTCCCTTCAGGAAAGGTAGGATTAAGataaatataacataataacTGCAAAAGTCTatcaagtttttatttaaataataaaagattGCAGTTGTGGAATGGAAAAGTTAATCTCTTAGATACTGGTTTAATCATGCTTCTGACGCATTTTTTCTGCAAGCATTtttgcaatctttttttttttttttttaaatttaaaataaataaataaataataataaaatatccattCTGTTAAATATTGATATAATAACCTTTAGTAATTTGCAGCTAATCATCGCTTCATTTTACAACGACAGctgaaaaaaagtataaaatagacCTGATCCAAcaatacactaaaaaaaaacggaaaataattatttaataccTTGTGATGGAGGCGCATATGTCACCATCGTGAGCGCAGCCACGAGTGCCAGCAGTTTCGCATCCATTCTGCGTTAATGCCTCCGAGAGTCGACCCTGCCCAGAGTAAAGTCCAGTGCAGCTGTGAACCGACGGGACCATGGTGGAGTGTTAAATTTACTTTTCAGTGTCAAGCCACACAGAAGAACAGAAACTTCTGGTCGGGGATAGCAAAATAAAAGCCGTAAAGGGCACAGGATTTGTTGAAACTAACATTTATTAAGTGATGTAATTGATCAAAttacaaccaaacaaaaatatacgATTTACattcaaagtgtgttttttgcaaCATATCAGTGattgatgactttgtttttacattgcttgatttttatgcttttattttgtaagcaCAGCCAAGTAGGCAAATTACAGCGCTCAATGCAAATGCAACAAactatcacaaacacacacacacacacacacactcacaccttcCTTTACCGTGCATGCAAAATAACGTTTAAACAGTTATATTGTATGCTGTAATTTAGCAATACTTTGTATCATGGAGTATTTTGCATGACCAGCAAACTTAATAAATATCTAATTTggtttcaatttatttatttgctttaattttaaagtcatctaatgagaaacacaaaatttgCCCACCAGTGACAGACTGGATTGATTTACCACAGCTCAACATGCACCTTCTGGCTGTTGCTGAGGCTatgaaaagaagcagaagacattttttgcatgtgtttgtttttagtcatGGTTCGTCCTCAGGGACTTCATTGGCCCAAATTAATTAAAAGCTAAAAGTGTAACCGGAGAGGACTTGTGCATAAAGTGTTCTGTTACATTAATGGCTCCGATAAATAGACAGGAGAGTTgtagaaacaacacacacacacacacacacacacacacacacacacacacacacacacttcacagcTTGTGTTTGGAAAGGAATAAAACTCTTCTCAGTGAATCCCTAAACAACTGTTTTTATACAGCCTGCTGAAAaattccactctctctctctgtttgtctgtgtgtgtgtgtgtgtgtgtgtgtgtgtgtgtgtgtgtgtgtgtgtgtgtgtgtgtgtgtgtgtgtgtgtgtgtgtgtgtgtgtgtgtgtgtgtgtgcgggtctgtgtgtgcgtgtgggcgTGCGTACACATCCTTGCGGTTGTGTTTGGGGTATTATTAGCGTCCTTAACGGGATGCAGATGTGAAGTCAGCTTCCAGACATTTGGCTTTCATCTTCCAGAGCAAACACCccagtgtacatgtgtgtacatacagtggggtccaaaactCTGAGACCACTctcattcacttgaatgggaaagtggtcttagacagacactgtatgtgtgagtataGTATAGACTATATACTAAGTGTGTTGTTTCGGGGTGTGTgggtgcatgcatgcatgtcaAAAGTTGATCCCTACAGAACTGggatgaaaacataaattagccctttttttttttttgcctgatcACAgactttaatgttttaataccTGAAATACTTTCAAATGCTTGTTTAAGCCAAGTAAACACAAGTGAATAAAATTCAGTTCCAcaatactgtataaatacattCTGAAATCCCTTTTCTCTAAAGCTAACAAAAGCCTGTATTTGTGCAGACTGAGGATGTGTTTtgctaccttttttttctgaatcacAGAGCAAGATTAATAATGTTCACAAGTGGttggttttgtattttctattcttcttttttccatttattggAGACGTATTCTCTCATCACACAGTTGTGGGAAAGCAAACCACCTACTGACAGCACATTTTTCTATGAAAATTAGTCAGAAAGAGAAATGGCTAGTATAAGGACAATAACGGCTGTTTTATGCTTGTGAGTTATTCCATCTAGACAGTATCataaataaagtacaaataGTCATATGCACAATTTCTGTCTTGTGGAATTAGTATTAATGTGCatataaaatgtgtattgtGACGTGCTTTCACAAATTAAACTTACTTATGTATATTAACTCTAttatttgtttatcattttgtgTCTGACATTTTGCTCCATATGGCAAAGACAGTCTGCATTTTGGATCTCAGTTGTTATAGATGATGCCATGGAGACCAGACAGAGCAGATGAGATGGTAGAATCAGCTGACAGCTGAATGGACACATATTGACTTCTCTCACAGACCACAAAGGCTAactctaagtgtgtgtgtgtgtgtgtgtgtgtgtgtgtgtgtgtgtgtgtgtgtgtgtgtgtcagcgtggGTGGGTGTCTGAGATagactgagaaagagaaagatagaacAAGCAAAGGGGTAAAGTGCGCAGCATGAAAGCCAAAGTATTTGATTAAGGTTCTCTCAGCTTGGAGTGAAAGGTGACTTCAGAGGGTTCACAGCAGCTCTTCAACCTGCTCACTCTCACACAGGATGCCCGACATGTCATTACAATACGcactttaaattcatttcactGTTCCCGTCACAAACCTGTGTGAGCCTGCACAAATAGCAAACGTGTGCAGTGCGGTTtgtgcaaacacagacacaaatgaaagtcgtttattttgaaagcacacacacatacagtacacacaattGCAAGATGTAAATGGGGGCCATCCCGTGACATGTCATGTGAGAAAAGTCAGGGCAATTCAAGTATTTCAACATTTCCGCCACGATGAGTGAGATTTACTTTGTCCTACTGAGATGAATGGACTGAAGGAGTATGGTTACGTAAGCAGATTTGGCAGCACATCTTCTTTCGCAATTGTTTAATTTCCTGCATAAACAAATTCACAGTCTGCAACttcccacaaacaaacactctctTTAGCAGGAAAGGTTTAAATAAGTGTATTGCAAAGAATgtctttaaaactgaaagtgaaagaaagtgtTGACTCACTCAGATCTGAGGGTGTTTTCCAGATAGTGACAGTTTTGAATGAGTATGCGCGTCTGCATGATGTCTTTCCtttgatggtggtggaggtgaTTTGGGCACACgttgcagatacacacacacacacacacacactgaacacaacTGCGCTACGTGTTGGCACACACCTGTCCAGTGTCTAGTATATTTGAGTTGTGGTGTAGTGTTCTGTGGCCCCTCTGTCTGTTTTGGGAGGTCTCACTCCAGGTGTCCATCTCCTGCTCTCTGCGTGAGTCATTTCTTACTGTACTCTCAAAGAACATGGTAAATGCTTTTCTTGACTGCAAGTGTAAATCACATCTCAGATTTTTCTCTGAAACTCCAAGGCCATAGCAGGTTTcctcaaggtttttttttttggaacactGAAAACCTTGAGAACATTTATGACTGCAACCCATTATCgactctctttctttttctctatttttgtctgtgtctcttttaaTCCTGATTGTTTTTGAATTTCAGTTGACTCTACTGGCaatacatgtaaatacatttgtaatgCCAAAGcttaaagagaaagaaaacagtagataaaagtgaaagagaaaaaagcagggTTCTAACACAAACTTATTTGAGAAATGAATTATGAATATAAGAAATAGtcataatataacataatatacagtataccgTGTAGTCTTCTACTGTGAAAAGCTTGATTTAGTATGTTGCATTTTTCCATTCTACtctatacatttatatatttctttcttcttttctcaaatgtgaacgTACACAGTTTAAATCTCTCACATACTGCACCAAATCTTATATTTTGAGACCGATCCTGACAGCCaatataacattaaaattcCAGACCTACACACACCAAGCAGTCTCAtcataaaaacacttttacaaaatactgttctgtaaatgttttttcctatctaaatatttaaaaaagctcAAATTACATCACGCTAGTCCATAACAGTAACACCCGATTCCAAAGAATtggaaaaaacatgaatctGTGACATACCAATAGATTGTTAAACATTCCTTAAACGCTCACCTTTGAAGAGAGACCACGTGACGAAGGGGGGCAGGAGTATGGATGGCTGAACGTATTATGCTGGAGTGGCCAGTTTCCATAGACCAAACTTTGGTTTGAGAATGTACAGGCAACTGGTCCCAGTGGGGGATCTGCCGCTACTCCATTgaggctctgtgaggctgaggGTCTGCTGGCTGAGCCTTTGTCTGGTTTCCTCTACATCCTTCAGAGAATCATGAGCCCTGCACCTTCACATCGCCATATGGGCCACCTCAATGGCCTGTCAACAGAGTCTTTAGCCATAGATGTTGAGTCAAGGGAGAAACAATGCGTCAGACAATAGCTTTATACAATAGCTTGTAGGTTTTAAATCCTCCAAATACAGCagctttccttttcctttagaATTTCCTGCCTCATTTTATCAGTTCTAATCAAACTTCCAGGTCCTGCCCTTGCTAATTagttctctctcctctcccagtTAAATAAGATTTAACCAGCATCACGTTTTGATCTTCTGTATTGTCTTTCAAAAGGATTTGTGAACCACATAAGATCCTTCTTACATCACAGTCCTCTCGTCAAATAAATACTTCAATCAAATTTCAGATTTTCGCAAGAAACCACAGATGACTACAGATCCTTTTTCTTGCACATgctgtgcacaaacacattataTTGTTACTGCGGGGAAGACACTAGAGCTGacttttatattaataaaaacaaaacagcagggaGAGTTTTTGCCTtctcataataaaaaaatatgttttcccTGGGTTCTCTCTAAAAAAATTCTAGTCACTTTACATTAAACTCTAAAGCTGGATTTAAACCAAATGTCAGTTGTGCTAGTTTTTATGGTTTCAGCTGTGAGTTTATGCTAGAATGGGCCACATGAGCCACAGCTGGTGTGGAACTGGTTGATAAAGGTTGGTGGTGGATCCATAGGGTTTGACACCTGGTGCTGTCCGGCCACGGGAACAAAAAACCCCTCAGCTGCTTCTGTGATGTTGCCTAGGGGGAGCAGAGAAAGAGCCCAGAGACCCTTGAAGTAACACAGTTCATGGTAACACTGCTGAATCGCCTTTTTGAAGTCAAGACTGATGATATCCTGTTGTCATGCAGTTATGGTTTTTGTAAGTCGAAGCAATGCGATTGTGGTATGTCCTCCTAATTCTTTCCCAAAAAATTCTCTTGAGTAGGTTTTTTTAATGGGTCATTGAGATGTGTGATTCAATCTGACAACATTTAGAAAAGACAAGTCATTAAATAGAAGATTGGAATACAGGTTTGCAGAAAATGCCCTGAATTCAGTCTGATCTGTAATGCAGATTGGTTTGgttctgttccttttttgtaGTTTCTGGATAAACTTGAAGCAGTGAACCATGAATTTGTATATACAGACACGTTTGTCCGCATGGTTGTTACTGTGTTGCAACTGTACGTAAGCACACACTAAATACAAGGGCAGATACACTTatgcaaacatattttttctcatAGGCAAAAAGCTCCTGCTGAAACTGaaaaccacaacacaaacaatatGCCCCGTGCTTTAGTCCCAACCACGTTTAATCGTTTACAAAGGCGCTGACACACAATGCCTTTCTCCATTtatcccccttttctttttcccatattttttttagcct
This region of Xiphias gladius isolate SHS-SW01 ecotype Sanya breed wild chromosome 11, ASM1685928v1, whole genome shotgun sequence genomic DNA includes:
- the cxcl12a gene encoding chemokine (C-X-C motif) ligand 12a (stromal cell-derived factor 1), giving the protein MDAKLLALVAALTMVTYAPPSQAKPISLVERCYCRSTVNSLSRGYIRELRFIHTPNCPFQVIAKLKSNKELCLNPDIWWLQQYLKNAINKMKKSKQGN